DNA from Salvelinus sp. IW2-2015 linkage group LG2, ASM291031v2, whole genome shotgun sequence:
GAGGAATGAGAGCTTGGAACACTGTCGTTATGATGTCATTGCATTACCCTCTAGTGGAGATCAAGATCACTACATCAGTAGGACACCATTGACATTTTACCTGGTCTTTGGACTTTGGAGATGATGGTGATGATTCAAAGTCTTTCTTGGTTTCAAGGATTTTTTTCACCAGCCCACCTGGGGATGAAAAAAGGTTAATTCATTTTTTTCAAAAGGTTGCCCATTTTTAACCATCCTTAAAGTGGCAATCTGAGGTTCAAATAAGTGGGTAACcctccactgttttggtaaatagCTGAGGAACGGGGCTTGAGAAATGTGACCACTCAAATTCATTGACAGAGGTAAagctgcaaggactgaccattcatgaGATCAAACTTGCAGTTTAACCATATGCTGCTTGTTTACAATTacagtgtttacaaacattggagtaaaacaaatgtatttcgGGTGTTTGATGGGGTAAGACAGCTCATGAgatatttataagttatatttttcagGAATCAAATCGGTATATCATTAATATAAATGTCTGAAAATGGATATAAACAACTGCAGACTGCTCCTTATTAAGATACAAACCCTGGCCAGGGTCTAGCAATTTGCACTAGAATTATAAGCACCTACAATGTCAAATTAAGCGAGGATTGCTCACCATGATTCTCATCGCCTTGGAGTTCCACTGTTGGCTCCTGTGGAAGGACCAAATAGTGAAGAAACCATAAAGACTCAGAAGGACCAACACTGCTGCTGCCTTCTCTTGAACAGACACAGTGCAGTATATGCTCGTGGGAACAGCACAACCAAATGCAACCCGAatcacctacagtgcattcggaaggtattcagtcccctttcccttttacacattttgttacagccttattctaaaatgtattaaataaaacaaaatggctcgtcaatctacacacaatacctcataatgacaaagcaaaaacagttttgaaatgtgtgcaaatgcataaaataaaataaaaactgaaataccttaattaagtattcagaccctttgctatgagacccgaaattgagctcaggtgcatcgtttcaattgatcatccttgagatgtttctacaacttgattggagtgatatattcaattgattggatttggaaaggctcacacctatctatataaggtcccacagttgacagtgcatgttagagcaaaaaccaagccatgaggttgaaggaattgtccgtagagctccgagacagattgtttcgaggcacagatctgggcaagggtaccaaaatatttctgcagctttgaaggtcctcaagaacacagtggcctcaatcactcttaaaatggaagtttggaaccaccaagactcttcctagagcaggctgTCCGGCCATGagctctgaaagagctccagagttcctctgtggacatgggagaactttccagaaaaacaaccatctctgcagcaatcagtcctttatggtagtggccagatggaagccactcctcagtaaaaggcacatgacagcacacttggagtttgccaaaaggcacctaaagattctctggtctgatgaaaccaagattgaactctggcttgaatgccaagcgtcatgtgtggaggaaacctggcaccattcctacagtgaagcatggtggtggcagcatcatgctgtggggatgtttttcagcagcagggactgggagactagtctggatcaagggaaaaatgaacggagtaaagtacagagagatccttgatgaaaacctgctccagagcgcccaggacctcagactggggcgaaggttcaccttccaacaggaaaatgaccttaagcacacagccaagacaacgcaggagtggcttcaggacaagtctctgaatgtccttgagtggcccagccagagcccggacttgaacatctctggagagaactgaaaatagctgtgcagcaacgcaccccatccaacctgacagagcttgagaggatctgcagagaagaatgggagaaatacaggtgtgcaaagcttgtagagtcatacccatgaagactcgatgctgtaatcgctgccgaaaggtgcttcaacaaagtagtgagtaaatgtgatcagttttttattttttataaattagcaacaaattttataaacctgttttgatgtgtcattatggggtaaaaacgatttaatccattttagaataaggctgtagcgtaacaaaatgtgggaaaagtcaagaggactgaacactttccgaaggtactgtatgtatgtgctcCCTCACCATCTCGGGCATGTCGGGGGGAGGAGGGGCGGCCTCCAACACCACAAACTGCTCATCTTCATCCTCAGAAAGCTTCTTACCCTCCGTGATGACGGCCGCCGGGGGCTTGGCACTGGTcagccttacacacacacaatttagagGAAGGAGGCCATGGAACAAAGTACAACATTATCTCAGCCTGGTTCAGTAGGTAAACACTGTGGAACGTAGCAGATAGAAATGTCACAAATAGAGCTGATGTGACTCCTAaatctacatgtcagagaggcatgtttgttctacgtcATATATTTATAAAAGCTCCAAAATGCTGTGCACTGCTAAATGCAGCGCTGCTATGCTGACTCCTGTATAATTCATAGTGGCACAGGAAGTAAAAAGGTATGAGGGGAAGTCACCTTTCAGCTGGGGTCACGTCAGTGTAGCTCTCCTGCCTCTTGACCCGAGGAGGGGCGGGCCGGGCGCTGCTGGGCCGAGGTATCCTCCTGTTGGGGAGATAAGATGGGCCACACCAATGAATGATCAGCCAGCCAGTAAAGCAACTCTTTCACCAATAGCCTCTATTACAAATAAATAGTAGTGCTTCTCAAAACTGATCCTGGGGACCAGGAATGTACACTATATTCTTCACCAATTGATTACCAGTAATTAGTCCTCTGTTTGGATGGTTAAAGACAACCATTTAACCAAGAGACACTGAGAATCACATCTTCAAATAATCACAAATATTCAAAGACAGGTAGACGGGAACAGGACAGGGTAAAAAGTTACAGTATTTAGttggaataataaaataaaatagaccaGAGTCTAATGGCAGTATTTGGTTGTAGTGAGAACCTGAACATACAGAGGTTCCCAGGACTAGAGTTGAGAAACCCTGCTGCTCTACTGGCCCTCAACAGTCGACAACACTCACtcccattcagtcagtcagttatttATTTCACCATGTTACGCTGAGAAAATGATGAGCGGGGACTAGCGGAGCAATTTGTTGTGGtgtaaagagagagtgagtgttgcGGTTGATCAAGGAGAAAGTGGAGGATTTGCATCAGTGAATGGAGAGCTGTAGCATGCTAACGCACATTGAGCAGTGCCCTCAAACCCTGCTAATTTGCTTAGTCAGctgtcgacacacacacacagtacaaacctGTGGGCCATGTGGGCTGGCACTGCGTCTGTGGCATCTCCGTTCTCCAGGGGGACCGGCCTCTGTGCCAACGGAGTGTCTCCATCTACAACGTGATGCTGACATGAGAACACCCCTTCTAACACTTTTTATTGGAACAACCGATGAACTGGATAGCAAGAACTAGAACTACTGACGGCTAGGGCTTTTAGAACAGAGATGCATAGAAATGTCCACCTGGACTACTAAATGGGAAAAAAAACTCCAGCACCATCGGTGCAGTGAGAAAAACACTCACCTTCACTGTCAAACTCTTCTGGAAAAGAGGAAACAGAACAATTATTTGTATCTATTTTATGTCTATTCATATTATGGTGTAAACAGAAGAATGACTTTAGCGAAAGGCCGGAGGGGTTGCGGGGTGGTTGGGGTTACCTTGTTGGCCTCCTGCTTTGGGCCAGCGCCTCTGCCCCTTGGCAGACGAAGGCCGAGGTATTCTGGCTGGACTGTCagactgaggagaggagatgggaggggaaGATGACTGGGTAAGTGTGTCCCATTTCGGATGGAGAGCAGCTGTACACACTTATAAACATGCACACATGCAGGGTCATTCGTAGGAAAAGGAGGACACAGGCAGCCCCAGAGTTTACCTGCTTGTATTGTACTTCTGCTGTCTATAAACAGAGAAAGACAGCGGTGAGTAAAAATCTGAATCCAGACCTATGTCCAAACCTTCCACCAAAGGGAGCTACAACGCAAGTAAGAAAACCAAGCTGctatgattactattatttgttcCTACAGCATGGAATGACAAGTTATGCTAAGACAGCCAAACAAACTACTGAAGATGCTCACAGCGCTATGTTAAAGTAGGTGAACCCATCAGGCAGCCATACTGCACTAGCGAGTTATACGCCGTTCTGAATCTGCTAAATAGCTCTAGCGATAGAGGCAAAGGAAGGATACCTCTTCAGATGCATCTTCAATAGGCTTCAGTGGATAATTCCAGCGGTAGCACAGAAGCACAGAATGAACCATTATCACACTAATAGCAGCATAGAAATAGACTACATTAGCCAGTCTAATATGTTATTGGCCcaattttctatttctatggtttggCACCCTAGTCCTAACCTATGACCATGTGGTACTAAATGGGATCCATCTTAGCTAAGTCAAATCTGTGCCACACAACTAAAGCATATTCAACATCAGTTCATGGATGTAATAGTAGTCTATATCCGTCTCAAAAAATGTGTCGATTTCTTTTCCATCTCTGGTGGTATTGTAGAGAAAGATACAAATGTGTGAGACGCGCCCTTAAGAGCTGATCAGGGTAGCACCATCATTATTGCTGAGCTCCTGAAGTTATTctaaacaaaaaatacaacagCAGTCTTATGACCACCTAAAATATGTGCCATGGTTAGTCTTCGCaagtaccattttttttttttaaagcaaatatAGGCTAGCCTAGACAAATAATGATGAAATTCTACTGAAATACTGGAGTTGAAAACAGAAGATAAAGCATTAGACTGGAAACTCACACAAACAAAGAGTGTGCTAAATATAACTCATCTCTCAATGAATGCAGAGTGCTGCAGATGACAGCTGTCTTGGtcaaagttgtgggaaaaaacCTAATGTGTTCTATCCTAGCAACAAGCAAGGAGTAAGAGCCCTTGAAGTGAAATGAGGCAAGCGAAACAAATTAGCATCTATGCTAACACAAATGCATTCAGAGCAACCACATTACTGTTAGGCATGTAGCTACCTCCTGCTCATCATCTTCAGCCTTGGGGTTGAAGGTGAGAGTACAAATGCATTAaggccatgacacacacacacggtgatgGGGCAAGATTATAAATGGGAGCATAAACAAGGAATTGACATAAGGGTCATTGCTAAGGccttgtgctgtggtggagacctttgtgggctatactcggccttgtctcaggattgtaagttggtggtcgaggatttccctctagtggtgcgggggctgtgctttggcaaagtgggtggggttatatccttcctgtttggccctgtccgRgggtttcttcggatggggccacagtgtctcctgaccgctcctgtctcagcctccagtatttatgctgcagtagtttatgtgtcggggggctagggtcagttggttacctggagtacttctcctgtcttatccagtgtcctgtgtgaatttaagtatgctctctctaattctctcgctctctcttttctctctctctgagaactcCTAGCCCTAGGACCattacgtcaggactaccgggcatgatgacaccttgctgtccccagtccgcctggcctgctgctattccagttttcaactgttctgcctgcggttacgggaacccttacctgtcccagacctgctgttttcaactcttaatgatcggctatgaaaagccaactgagatttattcctgattattatttgaccatgcttgtcatttataacattttgaaaatcttggctctctctaattttctcttcttctcttctttctttctctcggaggacctgagccctatagGACCATCACGTCGGGACTACTGGCCgctggtgactccttgctgtcccagtccgctgGCCTTTGCTGCTTATTCCAGTTTCAAGACTGTTTGCCTGCGCGGTTATGGAaccccctacctgtcccagactgctgttttcaactcttaatgatcggctatgaaaagccaactgagatttattcctgattattatttgaccatgcttgtcatttatgaacatttgaaaatcttggctctctctaattttctccttctcttctttctttctctctctcgagagtggccctaggaccatgcgtcgggactgccgcccgttggtgactccttgctgtccccagtccgcctggccttgctgcttattccagtttcagctgttctccTCGGTTATGGAAACCGCCACTGTCCCagaacctgttgtttttcaactctttgatgatcggctatgaaaagccaactgaaattattcatgattattatttgaccatgcttgtcacttatgaacatcttggcatagttctgttataatctcacccggcacagccagaagaggactggccacccctcatagcctggttcctctctaggtttcttcctaggttttggcctttctagggagtttttcctagccaccgtgcttctacacctgcattactagctgtttggggttttaggctgggtgtctgtacagcacttcgagatattagctgatgtacgaagggctatataaaaataaaattgattgattgattgaacaaattattattctaaaatgaaagTAAAAACATATAGTTGCAATAAACTATGTCTAAACAATTCAAATGTTGTGGCCACCTTTGATTGAAttctttaaattaaattaaccaTTTCATTCATTGAATTTGTCCTTAGTTTACTTGCGTATTAAGATGTTACTTGccttatttttacattttgttcaaaacacctttttttccccctttatcgATTGGCGTCACTCCATAGGACATTATATCACACCGATGGACAATATTACAACAGGCAGTCAAATTTTACGGTTTAAAGAATGGCACTTTCGAAAATTTCTGACCGCTGTAAAATTCTACTTTTAAAACATCAGTAATGGACACTCACTAAAGGACTTAAGTGTACTCATTCCAATTGAAGGGCCTCAAATGCGGCAGGTAGGCTAGAAGTTAatagcgctgggccagtaactgaaaggtcgctagttcgaatccctgagccgactaggtgaacaaGCTGTCGGATGTgccgttgagcaaggcacttatccagagtgacttcatGTTCACTTGACTGAAAATATAAAATAGCTATTTACACACAGACGTGCCATACATTTCCTTTCACCTACACATAGTGGAGGAATCAGAAAGATAAGTACAGGAATCCATTTTATTTGGGTCGTCCTCAGTAAAAAAGTTCTCATAGCTGGGATAACTTGCCCGACTGCCATAAATTGTCTTTCACTTGGTGAGGAATCAGAAAGATCAGTTTTAGGCTACTATAATTCTTTGTAGTTTGGTtgttttcacttttatttattttttatcacctGCCCAATGGGGAAACCTCAGAGCATGCTCAACTTGCGGGAATGCTTAGTTCACTTGCCCCAGGTAATAGGTGAACCCTTAAAATCAATCCCTTTTCAACACTCTTCTACATACTGCAAGTCTTGATCTTAATATCCTCCATTAATAGAATGAAACATCTGACATTTTTAAATGTCATGGGTTGACATCACACATTCATATGCTATTGCAACTGCCAAActgtaaaaaacataatttatgttgttgtgttttgctGGTCTTCAATGGGACTTGAAGTCACTTTCATAATGTACTGATTACAGTACATTCATTTCCCAAACTAAACTTAACATGAACATGTAACAAAAATACAACCATGGAAAGGACTGGAGTGGCATGAGAAAGGACTGGAGTGGCATGAGAAAGGACTGGAGTGGCATGAGAAAGGACTGGAGTGGCATGAGAAAGGACTGGGGTGGCATGAGAAATGTAGGCATTGGTTGAATATGAAAATGACTGACAATAGTAGATACTGCTCATAGGAGAGAAAGGAGGTTGGAGTAATTTAAAGCTTACCGCTGGTTCAGGTTTGGCTGTTTTACTGGGCTCCTCTGGATgtggtctgtgttttgtgtcctcTGACGCTCtggcctaaacacacacacactcctcaggaTCTCATAGAAGCATTTTTGCAGCCACTGTTACATTGAGGACTATTTTGCACAAAGCCACGGAATGACAGACATACTCTACCTTTTTGTCACCCTTCTCTGGCACTTTGGTTTTCTCCTCCCCCTGTTTGTGTCggagctctctctccttctctcccttgtcTCGCCGTTTATCCGGGTTTAAATCTTTCTCCTTatccctctctcggtctctccctctGTGCGACTCCTTGTCTTTGCTTTTTTCcctgtccctctcgctctccttgtCTCGTTCTCCGTCTTTCGCTCTTTCATTGTCTTTGTCCCACTCTCGGTCCCGGCTCTTGTCCTTGCCACGGTCTTTGGTACGGTCTCGATCGCGGCTCTTCTTTGACCTTTCTCTGTCGCGGTGGCGCTCCTTCTCCTTGTCGCCCCGCCTGCCCTCTTGCTCTTTGGGCAGGTCTGGGTCCTTCTGCTCCCAACCCCTGGCGCTGTGCTCTCGGATCGCCTTCTCCTGGAGAAAACGCACACATATATAGAaaagcatatacacacacaaaaccgtACATACACACAGATGCATTAATGTGAGCATAGGGACACCCTCAAAACACTGTGGTAGCAGGCAAACATTAGCCCTGTATGACAAACCTTTACGTTAGGAGGTTGAAGTTACATATAGAACAATAATTTAATTTTGTGTATTTGGTCCCAAATTCCTAGCACccactacatcaagcttgtgactactaACTCGTTggttgcatttgcagtttgttttatgtttagtccaatagtaactgaatggtgaatgaCCGGAGTCATTTTCTTTAAGCGAGTAGATAAGaggtttctgaacacttctaaatGAATCCTGATAATGCCATGATTAAGAAAAatcctgaataatgatgagtgagaagccattcagaggctacaacaaagCATGCTAACCTCTCGTTATCACCAATGAAATGGGGAGTTAAGCATTTTTGTGGGGTATGATCAGCATTAttcaaaacaaccaaaacaaactggaaATGCATCCAataagtttgtagtcacaagcttgatgtagtcattgcgtgctatgaatatgggaccaaatactgcacttttgactactttaatacacaagtgaatgtGTCCAAATACCTATGACCTCTTCAAATGAGGGGACTATATACATGAAGTGCTTTCTTTTCTAAAATGGTAACACCGATATCTATGGAAATACTTCAATCCAAAATGATGGAGTATAGAGCAAAATATAAAATCTTTGCTTCACTGTCCAACTAAATACAGAGGAGAGTGTAGCTCAAAGGTATGTCATGGTCTGATGGGAATACATCCTGTCCAGTCTGAATTGTGTGTGTCTGGGCCATATTCGTAAAGCATCTCAGAATAGtattgctgatctaggaccagtttaGCCTTTGAGATCATAATTAATAAAATGATATGGACAGGTTTGGGAACTGTTACTATATCAGCATTTCACTTCGAGAGGCTTTGTGGATGGAGCCCCTGGTCTCACCACTTGGTCTCGTTGGTGCTCTcgtccctctctgttctccttgtCCTGGGACCGGGAGGAGCTGGCCTTCCCCTTGGGGTCCAGCTTGTCCCCGGCCAGCACCCGCTTCACCGCCTCCTCACTGGACAGCTGGGACGACATAACACAGGGGACAGACGTAACTTACTTTCAAATCAAAAGGTATTAACACATGCGccaaataaaacaggtgtagactataccgtgaaatgcttgcttacgagccttACCCAAATGACGCAGAGTAAAAAAATGATGatcaaataaaatagtaacacaaatagtaagctatatacagagagtaccagtaccagaccaCATTACTATCACACAGCAATCTTTGTGTAGAATTACCTGCCCATCTGTCTGTTTATAATGAACTGAATTCATTTTATTAGAAATATCTAACATAGGTGCCGCAGCCATTCGAGTACAACAATACACAATAAAGTcgaaatgtatttccattgtggtccttgtTATAATTGatgttgtgctagctagctagtttacatGCATGTGAACAGTTGTCGTGACGAGACCCTGAGGGAGGCATGGCAGAGATCCCCCGTGCTCGAAGCCCTTTATTCCAACTGGCTGTCTTCAGGGTCCAATTCAAATGTGCTCGACTGTAATTGATCCTCTTCAGATTTCACCCACTAGCGTCATTAGTGTGTGTAAACATGCATGACCTTATCTGGAGCATTTGGTTTGTGTGTTGATAGGTGACAGCTCATAATATTTGGTTTGTGTGTTGATAGGTGACAGCTCATAATATTTGCAGCAAGAGCTACCTTTTAACTTTTCTTTGCGGGCTGCGgctatgtaaaatattttttttcttggcAACTTTGGATGTTGTGGACTGAAGACTGCGCTACAATTGCACACAAACGTGTCTGCAAATTTGGTTGCATGTGTATGACAATCTGGacagagtgtgcgtgtgtgtgcagatgcgtctgtctgtctgtgtatgctgTGTAGTTACAGGCGTGCGCATGTGAAACAGACGCCAATGTGCTGCTAACAGTTTAACtccctccactgtccctgtccccaTACCGTGCACGAACCAGTGACCCTCTGCGTCGCAACACACGTGACCACCCTCCTTGACAACGTGTGAACCAATTGAGCTCTACAAAAGTTACCAATTCGATATCTCCATCGccgacatttcaagctagctgtggagtgagcttacAGGCACGCTCTTAACTCCGTTACACATGTACATGGGTCTTTCCAAGCACACAGACCTTGTTGAGGCAGCACTTGGCGATGGCCTGTAGCAGCTCGTTGGTCCTCTCGGGCTCATGGCCGGCTACAATGCGCGCTGGCTTGACCGACAGGGGCTCGCCGTTCACCAGCATCACCACATCTAGGGCCTTCTGCAGGAACGCTATCTTAGCATCCTTATCctgcaggagagaggaaggatgagagggattgaaagaaagagtgagaacaACGACTTTAGGAAGACCGTCTAATGGGAATGTCTTTTTCCCCCTCTGAGGTTAGCATAACAAAACTGCTTCGACCTGTCTCTTTGCATCAGTTTTCTTGAGTGGATCCTCCATTGATATCAGAGTACACATGACCACTGGAGAGTTTATGCAGACATGCTTGTGTGAAACCCCTCTTCACCATGTGCACTTGAGGGAAATCTCAACATTGTAT
Protein-coding regions in this window:
- the LOC111973733 gene encoding TRAF3-interacting protein 1-like isoform X5; translated protein: MNGSVAKKTQDTLGKVIKKPPLTEKLLSKPPFRYLHDIFSEVIRTTGFMKGLYAETEMKSDNVKDKDAKIAFLQKALDVVMLVNGEPLSVKPARIVAGHEPERTNELLQAIAKCCLNKLSSEEAVKRVLAGDKLDPKGKASSSRSQDKENREGREHQRDQVEKAIREHSARGWEQKDPDLPKEQEGRRGDKEKERHRDRERSKKSRDRDRTKDRGKDKSRDREWDKDNERAKDGERDKESERDREKSKDKESHRGRDRERDKEKDLNPDKRRDKGEKERELRHKQGEEKTKVPEKGDKKARASEDTKHRPHPEEPSKTAKPEPASDSPARIPRPSSAKGQRRWPKAGGQQEFDSEDGDTPLAQRPVPLENGDATDAVPAHMAHRRIPRPSSARPAPPRVKRQESYTDVTPAERLTSAKPPAAVITEGKKLSEDEDEQFVVLEAAPPPPDMPEMEPTVELQGDENHGGLVKKILETKKDFESSPSSPKSKDQTQSLVSEASRKKERDLVSREIERLRSSIQTVCRSALPLGKIMDYIQEDMDAMQNELHTWRRENKEHAQALLHEQRVTDSAVEPLKAELAELEQLIKEQQDKICAVKSNILKNEDKIQKMVTSINFSSRI
- the LOC111973733 gene encoding TRAF3-interacting protein 1-like isoform X3, coding for MNGSVAKKTQDTLGKVIKKPPLTEKLLSKPPFRYLHDIFSEVIRTTGFMKGLYAETEMKSDNVKDKDAKIAFLQKALDVVMLVNGEPLSVKPARIVAGHEPERTNELLQAIAKCCLNKLSSEEAVKRVLAGDKLDPKGKASSSRSQDKENREGREHQRDQVEKAIREHSARGWEQKDPDLPKEQEGRRGDKEKERHRDRERSKKSRDRDRTKDRGKDKSRDREWDKDNERAKDGERDKESERDREKSKDKESHRGRDRERDKEKDLNPDKRRDKGEKERELRHKQGEEKTKVPEKGDKKARASEDTKHRPHPEEPSKTAKPEPATAEVQYKQSDSPARIPRPSSAKGQRRWPKAGGQQEEFDSEDGDTPLAQRPVPLENGDATDAVPAHMAHRRIPRPSSARPAPPRVKRQESYTDVTPAERLTSAKPPAAVITEGKKLSEDEDEQFVVLEAAPPPPDMPEMEPTVELQGDENHGGLVKKILETKKDFESSPSSPKSKDQSLVSEASRKKERDLVSREIERLRSSIQTVCRSALPLGKIMDYIQEDMDAMQNELHTWRRENKEHAQALLHEQRVTDSAVEPLKAELAELEQLIKEQQDKICAVKSNILKNEDKIQKMVTSINFSSRI
- the LOC111973733 gene encoding TRAF3-interacting protein 1-like isoform X4: MNGSVAKKTQDTLGKVIKKPPLTEKLLSKPPFRYLHDIFSEVIRTTGFMKGLYAETEMKSDNVKDKDAKIAFLQKALDVVMLVNGEPLSVKPARIVAGHEPERTNELLQAIAKCCLNKLSSEEAVKRVLAGDKLDPKGKASSSRSQDKENREGREHQRDQVEKAIREHSARGWEQKDPDLPKEQEGRRGDKEKERHRDRERSKKSRDRDRTKDRGKDKSRDREWDKDNERAKDGERDKESERDREKSKDKESHRGRDRERDKEKDLNPDKRRDKGEKERELRHKQGEEKTKVPEKGDKKARASEDTKHRPHPEEPSKTAKPEPASDSPARIPRPSSAKGQRRWPKAGGQQEEFDSEDGDTPLAQRPVPLENGDATDAVPAHMAHRRIPRPSSARPAPPRVKRQESYTDVTPAERLTSAKPPAAVITEGKKLSEDEDEQFVVLEAAPPPPDMPEMEPTVELQGDENHGGLVKKILETKKDFESSPSSPKSKDQTQSLVSEASRKKERDLVSREIERLRSSIQTVCRSALPLGKIMDYIQEDMDAMQNELHTWRRENKEHAQALLHEQRVTDSAVEPLKAELAELEQLIKEQQDKICAVKSNILKNEDKIQKMVTSINFSSRI
- the LOC111973733 gene encoding TRAF3-interacting protein 1-like isoform X6, giving the protein MNGSVAKKTQDTLGKVIKKPPLTEKLLSKPPFRYLHDIFSEVIRTTGFMKGLYAETEMKSDNVKLSSEEAVKRVLAGDKLDPKGKASSSRSQDKENREGREHQRDQVEKAIREHSARGWEQKDPDLPKEQEGRRGDKEKERHRDRERSKKSRDRDRTKDRGKDKSRDREWDKDNERAKDGERDKESERDREKSKDKESHRGRDRERDKEKDLNPDKRRDKGEKERELRHKQGEEKTKVPEKGDKKARASEDTKHRPHPEEPSKTAKPEPATAEVQYKQSDSPARIPRPSSAKGQRRWPKAGGQQEEFDSEDGDTPLAQRPVPLENGDATDAVPAHMAHRRIPRPSSARPAPPRVKRQESYTDVTPAERLTSAKPPAAVITEGKKLSEDEDEQFVVLEAAPPPPDMPEMEPTVELQGDENHGGLVKKILETKKDFESSPSSPKSKDQTQSLVSEASRKKERDLVSREIERLRSSIQTVCRSALPLGKIMDYIQEDMDAMQNELHTWRRENKEHAQALLHEQRVTDSAVEPLKAELAELEQLIKEQQDKICAVKSNILKNEDKIQKMVTSINFSSRI
- the LOC111973733 gene encoding TRAF3-interacting protein 1-like isoform X2 — protein: MNGSVAKKTQDTLGKVIKKPPLTEKLLSKPPFRYLHDIFSEVIRTTGFMKGLYAETEMKSDNVKDKDAKIAFLQKALDVVMLVNGEPLSVKPARIVAGHEPERTNELLQAIAKCCLNKLSSEEAVKRVLAGDKLDPKGKASSSRSQDKENREGREHQRDQVEKAIREHSARGWEQKDPDLPKEQEGRRGDKEKERHRDRERSKKSRDRDRTKDRGKDKSRDREWDKDNERAKDGERDKESERDREKSKDKESHRGRDRERDKEKDLNPDKRRDKGEKERELRHKQGEEKTKVPEKGDKKARASEDTKHRPHPEEPSKTAKPEPATAEVQYKQSDSPARIPRPSSAKGQRRWPKAGGQQEFDSEDGDTPLAQRPVPLENGDATDAVPAHMAHRRIPRPSSARPAPPRVKRQESYTDVTPAERLTSAKPPAAVITEGKKLSEDEDEQFVVLEAAPPPPDMPEMEPTVELQGDENHGGLVKKILETKKDFESSPSSPKSKDQTQSLVSEASRKKERDLVSREIERLRSSIQTVCRSALPLGKIMDYIQEDMDAMQNELHTWRRENKEHAQALLHEQRVTDSAVEPLKAELAELEQLIKEQQDKICAVKSNILKNEDKIQKMVTSINFSSRI
- the LOC111973733 gene encoding TRAF3-interacting protein 1-like isoform X1, with amino-acid sequence MNGSVAKKTQDTLGKVIKKPPLTEKLLSKPPFRYLHDIFSEVIRTTGFMKGLYAETEMKSDNVKDKDAKIAFLQKALDVVMLVNGEPLSVKPARIVAGHEPERTNELLQAIAKCCLNKLSSEEAVKRVLAGDKLDPKGKASSSRSQDKENREGREHQRDQVEKAIREHSARGWEQKDPDLPKEQEGRRGDKEKERHRDRERSKKSRDRDRTKDRGKDKSRDREWDKDNERAKDGERDKESERDREKSKDKESHRGRDRERDKEKDLNPDKRRDKGEKERELRHKQGEEKTKVPEKGDKKARASEDTKHRPHPEEPSKTAKPEPATAEVQYKQSDSPARIPRPSSAKGQRRWPKAGGQQEEFDSEDGDTPLAQRPVPLENGDATDAVPAHMAHRRIPRPSSARPAPPRVKRQESYTDVTPAERLTSAKPPAAVITEGKKLSEDEDEQFVVLEAAPPPPDMPEMEPTVELQGDENHGGLVKKILETKKDFESSPSSPKSKDQTQSLVSEASRKKERDLVSREIERLRSSIQTVCRSALPLGKIMDYIQEDMDAMQNELHTWRRENKEHAQALLHEQRVTDSAVEPLKAELAELEQLIKEQQDKICAVKSNILKNEDKIQKMVTSINFSSRI